One Novipirellula galeiformis genomic window, GCCGAGACGTCGCAGCCCGGCGGCCCCACCAGCGGCTGGATCCGCCGCCTAGATTGCTTTGGGCGAAACCAATCTTCACCCAAGGAATCGGCAAGTTGATTCGCGGCGTGTGTCCAGTCAGGAGGAGGGGAAACCGACTCCAGCAGATGGTCGGCAGGCCGATCCTGGTGGAGCGTTGCTTTTGCCGCCGACGGCTTTGAGCGATGCAAGGTGCGTTGCACGAACTTCCATGCCCGCCGCAATTTACCGCGAGCCGCATCGGTTGCGGGCGGAGTCGGAGCATCGAAATCCGCAATCGGAATGTAGCTCCAGATCGATTCGGACTCCTCCATTTTAATTTGCTTTCTCGAGACGGTAAGGCGAACACGCAGCGATGCGGAACTCACTACAACTTACTTGCAGCGTTCATCGATCGCTGCATTCGACAGTGAATAAACAGGCAAGTTTGCATCGCTTTTAACCGTTCGGGCGGTAGCCACGGTTTTAACAACAGAACCGTGCCCCTATCGCACCACACGTCCTGATGCCGCACCGCCCATCAAGGCTTCCACCTCGCCGCGGGTGGAATAGTTGAAGTCGCCTTTGATGGAATGCTTCAAGCAAGAGGCTGCGACTGCGAATTGGAGCGCGGTTTGAGGCTCGCTCAATTCCGGCGTGATCAGGGAAAAAATCAATCCCGCTGCAAACGCATCGCCTCCGCCCACGCGGTCGACAATACTCTTGATTTCATAAGGACGATAGTTTCCATCGTTGTCGAGGGGAGCGAACGAGGGGGTGTCCGACGCGACGTCCAAGAGCATCGCGCCCCAGTTGTTGTGAGTCGCGGAAAAACTTTCCCGCAATGTGATCGCCACCTTGCTGACATTGGGAAACTGCGTTGCCACTTGTCGCGCGACATCGGGGTACCGTGACGTGTCAAGCGATCCGGAATGGACATCGGTTTCGCCGGCTTGAATACCGAGCACATCGTGGCAATCTTCTTCGTTGGCGATCACAAGATCGATGTACGGAAGAATCGTTCGCATGGTTTCTTGAGCGAGTTGACGAGCGGACTTGGGTGAATCCCACGTCCAAAGTTTGTTGCGAAAATTCAAGTCGATCGAGACTTGTAATCCCGCCGCTTTGGCTCTTTGTGCAGCCACGAGCGTTGCGTTCGCAGCGTGCTGCGACAGCGCCGGCGTGATGCCGCTGAGGTGCAACCAGCCCGCCCCTGCAAAACTGGCGTCCCAGGCATATTGATCCGCCGGCGTGATCGCGATGGCCGAATCACTGCGGTCATAGATCACATTGCTCGGCCGTTGATTGGCACCGGTCTCGAGGAAATACAGCCCTAAGCGTCCACGGTCGGTGCGAAGAACATATTGTGTGTCGATGCCCATCGCACGAACCGAATCAATCGTCGCGTCGGCCAGTGCATGTTTGGGGAGTGCCGTCACATAGCGGGCCGTCCCTCCAAAGTTGCAGATCGAAACCGCCACACTGGCCTCGGCGCCAGCATAGGTCACTTCCAATTCTCGGGTCTGGCGAAGGCGGAGATGGTCCGGTGCCGCCAAACGCCCCATGATTTCCCCGAAGGTGACAACTGTCTTACTCATTTTCGAAACCCTTGTTTTTTGCTTTGATCACGTTGGCAGCGCTTGTCGTGATGCCGTCCCAATCTTCGTTGTTGACCATTGTTTGTTTGACGATCCATGATCCGCCAATCGCGGCCACATTGGATTCCTTCAAATAGGGCAGCATGTTTTCAGCATTCAGCCCGCCGAGCGGAAAATATTGAATGCCCAAATGCTTGTAGGGGGCACTCATGCTGCGCAGATAAGAAATACCACCGGCCGCTTCGGCGGGAAAGAATTTGACGAAACGACAACCCAGTTCAATCGCCGCTTCAAGATCCGATGGAGTCATGATCCCCGGTGCAAACGGAAACTCGATTTCTTGTGCGGCACGAACCACACGCGCGTTCATTCCCGGAGCCACGCCAAAGGAGGCGCCCGCCGCCTTTACCTCACGCACTGTTTCCGGCGTTAGGATGGTGCCCACTCCGACCAACATTTCGGGTACTTCCGCACAGATCGCCCGTACGGCGTCGATCCCAGCGGCGGTTCGCAATGTCAGTTCGATCGCATCAATGCCGCCTTTGAATAATGCCTTTGCCAATGGCACCGCATGTTGCGTCTGCTCGACCGAAAAGCCAGCGACAATGCCGGTCCGTTGTAATCGCTGCAAAATTTCGTCAGGGAACATCATCATCACTTTCTCGTTATTGATCAAAACCAAGTGCTGCGTCCAGTCTAGGAACTGGGGTACGCCCGGATGGTTTGCGCCGTTCCGCTACGTTTTTAGTATCAGGACGCAGGCCTTCGGTTTCCGTGGGCCTAAAGAAATGAGGCTGACAAAGCACTGGGAACCTGAACCTCGTTCACTACGATCAAACCCAAATTTCTAATCCTGGCACAGCACTCGACGCATTTGGCTCGTCCGCGAACGGAACGTCGATTTCGTTCGTTGGCGCGTTGAACTTAGAATGATTGGTTTGCGAACGCAAGCTGATGTGCCCCGCGAGGCAGCGGTTGACGTGACATCGGATTAGCGATTCACCACGATACAAAAGTAATGCGGTTGGCGTTTCTTGGTGGAGCCCCGTGAGGCAAGGGGGGGTGACGATTGAAGGGCGAGCAAGGAGGGCTTTGTCGCAGGCCAAACCTGCTGCGAGTTTCGATTACACTCTGTGGCATCACACGCGGTTTACAATCAAATTTAAACTCCCTACTTTCCAGCGTGAGCCGAGATACTATGCACATTCGTCGTTTTCTAATGGTCGCGTTGGTGGTGGGAGTCGCCTCCATCGCGGCGGCACAAACTTTCAATCCTCGTGATGACATCAAGCCAAAGGATGAGGAGTCCACCGTGTCGAATGATCGTTTGCCCGATCCGCTCTCCGGGATCGAGTCCCCCGCCGAATGGCCAGCGCGACGCGAGCAAATCCGTCAGCTGTTCGCAACCGAGATGTTCGGCAATGTTCCGACCGATAAATTGAATGCGATCAAGGTCAAGGTCAAGGTCAAGGATCAGGGAACACGCAAGTCGATATTTGGCGGAAAGGCGACGATGTGGCAACCGGTCGTGACGCTGGCGGGGCGTGATCTACAGTTGCTGATTTTCTTGCCATCCGAATCGAAAGATACGCCCGCTTTTCTGGCCTACAACTTCCATGGCAATCACACCGTATTGGATGATGTTGATATTCCAGTAACCGAACATTGGGTTCGCAATAAACCTGGTAACCGCGCCAGTGCCCAGGATCGCGGGAATGGCGCATCTCGCTGGGCCGTCGAAAAAATCATCGACCATGGCTTTGCCCTCGTGACGCTCTATTACGGTGATGTCGATCCCGACTTCGACGACGGCTTTGCCAATGGCGTCCACGCGGCGCTGGCCGACAAGCCGGCCGGTGACCAATGGGGCTCGATTGCGACCTGGGCTTGGGGGCTGAGCCGGGTGCTCGATTATCTCGAAACCGTGCCTGAGATTGACGAACAACGCGTCGCGGTGATGGGACACTCGCGACTGGGCAAGACCGCGTTGTGGGCAGGAGCGAACGACGAGCGGTTCGCCCTGGTGATCTCTAACAATTCGGGTTGCGGTGGAGCGGCGCTCTCACGCCGCCGCAGCGGTGAAACCGTGGCTCGTATCAATACCGCGTTTCCCCATTGGTTCTGCAAAAATTTTGCTCACTACAACGACAACGAGGCCCAGTTGCCCTTTGACCAGCACATGTTGATCGCACTGATGGCTCCTCGTCCAGTTTACGTGGCGAGCGCCGTGGAGGATACGTGGGCGGATCCCGAAGGCGAATTCCTCTCCGCCAAACACGCCACACCGGTTTACCAATTACTGGGCAGCGAAGGATTGCCGGCCAAAGAGATGCCGGCCGTGGATCAACCGAGCCAGGGCAGCATCGGTTACCACGTCCGCTCCGGAGGGCATGGCGTGACCGATTTCGATTGGACGGAGTACCTCAAGTTTTCCAGCAAGCACCTGTTGAACAAGTAGCAATCATTGCTTTGTTTGGGACGCGTCTGGGCGGCTATCTGGGCTGCTATCTGGGCTGCCCGTGTTCGCAGTGATCACGTGGGTTGCGAGCACCTTCACGGCCGCACCCTGGCGTGTCCCGCCGTGCTCGCGTCCAGCGAGCTTGAGACGCCGCTTCGATGAACGGGATGTGGTCATTTGGCCCGTACCGATCGAGACACTGTTTTGGTGCCGCTGCAACACGAGCGAATGCGGCTGTCTTTTCTACCGCATCGCGAGGTTGGTGTCTGGGGACTCAGTCTGTCTGTTGGCCGTGATCACGCTCGCTCCACCCCTTTTGGTTCGTCGCCCTTCAAGCCGATGAGAGACCGCGATTTCGGTGGCGGCCCGGGGGTGATCTCCGGCATGCATCGGCAAGCGGATTGGGCGGCATCCGTGCGAATATCTGCGATCTGTCAGCCCGCTTCGGAGGGAGACGCCATCGAGGTTCTTGTCAAGCGACTTGGCCTAACGCGGCATACGATTTGCAACCATGAATAGACGGTTCGATTTTCCTCGTGCCTTCTCAATCCTCGTGCCTTCTCAATTCGCTGCAATGGAGTTTTCTGATGATCCCATCGACTGTGGAACGTGTTCCGCAACACACCGCCGAGCATGTGAACAACCAAATTCGCTATCAAACCGAAGAACGCGTCACGCGTCTTGCCGCCGCTGGCCGCGAGGCGATCGATCAACGATTGGCTGAACTGGATCAAGAATGGGACATCGAGCGGACTTTGGAGGCCAATGCCGCCGCTTTGTCCCTCGTTGGATTGACGTTAGGCGCCACGGTTGATCGCAAATGGTTTGTCTTTCCCGGAGTGATTGCCGCCTTTCTTTTGCAACATGCGGTGCAGGGTTGGTGTCCGCCCTTGCCGGTCTTTCGTCGCCTTGGGATTCGGACAGCCTCGGAGATCGACTATGAACGCGATGCGCTGAAGTCGCTGCGAGGGGATTTCGAGCATTTGCAATCAGACTCGCCAGGACATCCCAGCCCCACGCAGGTCGTCCCGGCCCTCCAGCGGTAAGCGGGGATGGCTCACCGCACGCAGTCACCCTATTTCCTATTGATTTAGAGGCAGAACAATCATGTCAGACAAGATAAAACTCAATGACCAAGTGATGGTTGGCGAGCAGCCTTCCGAGTCGGAGATCGACCAACTCGGCCAACAAGGTTTCAAAACGGTCATCAATTTCCGTGCCGAGGGGGAAGAGGGACAACCTCTCTCTCCCGATGCCGAAGGGGCAAAGGTTCAAGCGGCGGGGATGGAGTACCTGCATCTTCCAGTTTCGATGAAATCGATGGGGCCCGAACTCGTCGATCGGTTTCGAACGAAATATCCTGACCTTCCCAAACCGGTGTTTGCTCATTGCAAGAGCGGTAAGCGAGCCGGGGCGATGGTCGTGATGCAGATGGCGGTCGAACAAGGAATGACGGGAGCCCAGACCCTGGAAAAAGCAAAGGAGATGGGCTTCGAGTGCGATCAGCCTGAGTTGGAACAGTTCGTTCGCCAGTACGTTGATTCGCATTCCAAAGCGAAGCCGGCTTAATGAATAGCAGCATGCCAATCACCGTAACGATCATTCCCCGCTCGCCGTGATTGAATAAACCACTCGCGCCGACGGGAATGTGATTAGCCGAGAAAGTGTTTGGCCAACCGAAGCTTGCTTCGCTCGTTCACGCCCCTTCTAACGCAAGAGAGATACTAATGAATATGTTGAGATGGATGGCCGCCGTAATGTTATTGGGAACTACCGCTTACGCCGCCGACCCCACCGGGGACGCGAAGTACGAGCATCCGGTGATCAAGGATCATGGCGGGATCGTGGTGCTTTCCGATGCGGCTCATCAGCCACTCAAGAATTCCAAAGTCCTGCTGGACATCACTTCGGATTCCAAGTCGGGCAGTGTGATCAAAGGCTTCGACCGAGCTGCTTTGATCCTTAACCAATACGCCCAAGCCACCGCTGGGACGGACAACGGCTTCAAAATGGCGATCATTCTTCACGGGCCCGCCACCAAAGCTGCCCTTTCTCACGAAGCGTATGCCAAACACACCAACTCGTATTTGCGAGACAAAGGCAAGGCAAAAAATCCCAATCTCGAATTGATGTCGCAATTGAAAAAAGCGGGCGTCGAGATCTATGTTTGCGGGCAAGCGCTGGCCCATCACAGCTATGCCAGCGGTGATGTCGTTCCCGAAGTGAAAGTGGCTGTCTCGGCGGCCACCGTTAACATCAATCTGCAAATGGACGGCTACGCCTACATCCCGTTCAAGTAAGCGGAGTGTGCGTTGACCCCGTTTTCCGTTTGAGTTCACTAACACGAAGCCGGCCATCGAGCAATCGATGGCTCGGTCAATCGCACCCGGAACGGCATCTATCTCGCGGTGGTCCCACCTCTCGAGTCGCTATACTTAATGACAGTCCACCCCTGTATCGCTTCCGCCCGGAGAGATAATGATGAATCGCAATGGTCGTCGTCAGTTTTTGGCAAACGTGGGTAGCGGGATGTTGGTGGGCACTTTAGGCACTGGCCTGGCCGGGGACCTAGGCATCCGCTCGGCGTGTGCCTACGACGGGGCTGCCGACGATCGACTGACGTTTGGTGAACTGGAGCCGCTGGTTTCACTGATGCAGGAAACGCCGCTGGACAAACTGCAGCAAGTCCTGCTTGGCAAAATCGACAGCGGCACCGATCTGAGCACTTTAATCGCAGCGGGTTCGTTGGCGAACGCACGCACCTTCGGCGGGCACGACTACGTCGGTTTCCATACGTTCATGGCGCTGACGCCGGCGCTGGAAATGGCGGCTGAGCTTCCCGAGCCGCGGCGTGCTTTGCCGGTTTTGAAAGTGTTGTACCGCAACACCGATCGTATTCAACAATTTGGTGGTTCCAACAGTGAAGTCCTGCGTCGTTTGGACACCCGCAAACATCAAGGCCAACGTCCGTCGGCGGAAGAGTTGCAAGCCATGACGCGGCAAGCCGATGTAGCCGGAGCCGAGCAAATGATGGCGGCGCTGAGCGAGGAATCGGCAGCAAGCGTTTTCAATCGCGTTCAGCACAGCGTCCAAGATGAAGCCGATGTGCACCGTGTCGTGTTAGCGTGGCGAGCTTGGGCGTGCATCGGAGTTGTCGGTGAATCCCATGCCAACACGCTGCTGCGGCAATCGGTGCGTTATTGTCTGCAAGATTCGCAGCGACGGATTCGTGATGGTAAGCCCGATCCCCAGTTATGGACACTGTTACCGCGTTTGCTCGATCAATACAAGTTGCTCAGCCAGCCGGTCGGAGATCGCCGAGGGGATGACCAATGGATCGATGAATTGGCCTGGACGATTTTTCAAAGTAACCGTGTGCAAGCTGCCGACGCGGCCGCGCAAGCCCTGGTCGCCGGCTATGCGCCCGATCAAGTCGGGGAAGCCATGTCGGTCGCTGCCAACTTGTTGTTATTGCACGATCCGGGCCGTGAAAAGGATGGCGATGGGGATAAGGTAAAAGGCTCGGTGCACGGGGCCTCGGTGGGAGTCCACGCATCGGATTCGGCCAACGCGTGGCGCAATATCGCTCGGGTCAGCAACCCACGCAATACGATCGCTAGCCTGTTAGTCGGTGCCTACCACACGGCCGGCCAAAGCCCGCGAGTGCAGCGTGAGCCATGGCCGCTGAAAATGGACGCGGTCGATGCGGTGGACGACAAGCAGCAGCTCTTGCAGCAAGCCGAACAAGCGGTCCGCAATCGTGATCAAGCACTGGCAGGTGCAGCCGTTCAGCGATTCGCCGACGTGGGGGGATCTCCGCGAGCGATTTCGGACGTGTTGATCAAGTTTGCGACCAGCGAAGACGGCGCGTTGCATGCTGAAAAGTACTACCGCACCGCCACCGAAGAATTCGCCAACACGCGGCCGTCACTGCGCTGGCGACATTTAGTAGGTTTGGCAAGAGTGTCGGCTAGCGAATACGGAACGGCTGCCCCCGGCTATCGCGAAGCGTGCGAGCTGCTAAACGTGCAAGCCTAATCTCACGTTCCTGCAACCACGCTCGCCAGCGCTCAGAGGCTTGGTGAGATCGACCCACGCTCGCCGTTGGCATCGGAGATGGAGGGCATCCGGGTAACCGTTGTCTCGACTCACGCATGGTCTCGTGTTGACGGATACGTCGCCACGGTTGCTGGTTGCATTATTGCTCTATACCACCTATTTTGTCACGCATCGAAGGATCATTGACTCAACATTCAGCAAGCGAACGCTTGACTTGAAATCTAACTGGGAGCAGCCGCGTGGTGAACAGCCGAGAATCCATGGTTGTCGTATTGTGTAGGACACTCGTCATCGCGTTTGCGGTGGGCGCGACGGTGTCGGCCAGCGATACGGCGACGCCTTGCGTGACGGTAGTCGAGCGAGAAATCTCTGCGTCCGTGTCACCTTACTACGGCGCGATCTATGCCGATCGCGAGGACAACCGACTGATCACTAACTATCGCCAATCCGACGATAATGGCGAATCATGGCAATCGCTCCCCTCGCAGCAACTGCTCGCCAAGGGGCTGCCCCACGGCTATCGCAGGAATCCGGTCACAGCGTTGTTGGATCCACGCCACAATCGTGTCCTCTGGATCGTGAACGCCCTCGACACGCCGGACCTCGATCCCCGCAAGGTGGAGCCTCCGATTGCTCAGAAGACGTACTATCTCCGGTATCGCGTCTCTCAAGATGGGGGGCAAAGCTGGCTCCACGACAAACCGATTGTCGGTGCGGGTAAGCATGACGCGGCACATCCGTTTGACGATTTGTGGATCGGCAAGAACGCGATCTATCTCGGCGACAAAGGGTGCCGTCCGATTACCACTCGCGACGGTCGGATTCTAGTTCCCGCTCAGATGACAATCCTCGACGCGGCGGGGGAACTGTACAAACCGCCTCGGGCGCATACCTACACCGCCGCCGTGGTTTTGATCGGCGAGTGGGCTTCCGACGGATCCATCACTTGGCGGATTTCCGAGCGTGTCACGGGGGACGAAGCGTTGAGTTGCCGTGGGATGATCGAACCCACGATTGCCGAAACTCGTGATGGCCGCATCGTGATGATCATGCGTGGCAGCAACTCGCACGACGCGAAGATTCCCGCCCGCAAATGGATCTCCGTCTCCGAAGATCAAGGTGAAACATGGTCCGCAGCAAAAGCGTGGGGATACAGCGACGGAGGCTCGTTCTACTCTCCTAGCAGCATGTCGTTTCTAACGCGTCACAGCAGCGGGCGTCTGTTTTGGGTCGGCAATCGGACGCCCGAGAATGCGTCGGGTAACTTGCCTCGTCACCCCGCGGTGATCGGCGAACTCGATCAAGAGTCGCTCGGCTTGATCCGCTCGAGCGTCGTCACGTTCGATGAACAATCGGACGAAGATCGTCAGCAAGGTCGCCTCGACCTGTCCCACTTCGACATCCTGGAGCATCGCCCCAGCGGCGATTTTATCCTCACGTATCCGCGTGCCCATCATAGTTACAAATCTCGTGAATTCGCCGAACTGCGTCTCAGACCCTCCCCGGAATGATCACGTAGCCGATGGTGAAAACCGGGCAGGCGTTTGGCGAAAAACCGCTGACCCCAAAATGGGAGCCAACGGTAAGTCGGGGGCGGGGCGTGGCAGGCGAGAGGTCTCGGCCGCGTTCGTGAGTCAGGATCGTGGATCTCTAAAACATCGGAGGAGGCATCTTTCTTCGCTCGATCCTTATTCGTGATTGACGGTCAACCGTGAGAACGAAATGCGAGCGCCTTCGGTTGCGGGGCCTTGATTATCCTGAACGTACGCACCTGCCTTGAAGTAAAAGTTTTGCTTCATCCACTCAGGATCGTTCTTCGCAATATTCTGTGTCTGTGACTTTCCGTTGACCGTGATCGAAAGCACTTCGTTTTCGAGTTTGATCGTGTAATTGATGTCGCGATCTAAGCCGACCTTGGGCCAAACCAACTTGATGTCCTTGCCCTTCGTCGGGCTTGATTTGACCAGTGCTTCGATTCGGCCTTTATAGAATTGTAATTTGACCAACGGTTTTGCTTTGCCCGAGTAACTGTGGATCTGGCCGATCACGACTTTGGGATCGCTGGGGACTTCGAGAACGCGGCAGCGGGCGGTGAGGACATGGGTTCCCTTTGCGGTCCAGTTGACCGCAGGATCGTTCGGTTCGAGCATCTCACGCAATTCGGATCTTGGATACTCCGTGCCCTCGGTTGTCACGCCGTTAACGGGGCACCAAAACACCATCGCGCCGTCCGCGTCAAAATAGAAATGCGGATCTTTGAAGCCGCCGACAAGCTGAGCGGTTGAGACTTCGGTCGCGTCGCTGTCGCCGCCGCGAGCCACCCCGGTGGGTAGCGTCAATTTCCAGTGCCTCAAATCAAAGGCGGTGGCAGGCGGTGTTTCGGTTTTTCCCTCTGTTACGTCGTCAATCGGAATGGCGGTCTTGGGTTGATCGGCGTTTGCCAATCCGACGCTAGATAGGAACACCAAGGCAACGACGGTCGTGATCGAGTGGAGTTTCATCGGGGCGCGTCCCATGAGAATGGATCCGATTTTGATGCAAAAATAGATCGTCCATTTTGAAGATAGCGAAAATCGCATCAGGGTAACGCGAATCAAGCGATTATTTTCAATTTTAAGCGGTCTCGGCGCCACCAAGCTTGCTTTCACTTGGATTCGGGTGCCGATGGGGAGCGTCCGGCTTCAAAGTGTCACAGCCTAAAACGGACACTTCGGGGGCGACGAGAGGAGTGCGATGGCCTGGCAAGACCGTCGCACCATAATTAACAACCTCAGCGGGATTGTTGTTGGCATTGGATTCAT contains:
- a CDS encoding sugar kinase — translated: MSKTVVTFGEIMGRLAAPDHLRLRQTRELEVTYAGAEASVAVSICNFGGTARYVTALPKHALADATIDSVRAMGIDTQYVLRTDRGRLGLYFLETGANQRPSNVIYDRSDSAIAITPADQYAWDASFAGAGWLHLSGITPALSQHAANATLVAAQRAKAAGLQVSIDLNFRNKLWTWDSPKSARQLAQETMRTILPYIDLVIANEEDCHDVLGIQAGETDVHSGSLDTSRYPDVARQVATQFPNVSKVAITLRESFSATHNNWGAMLLDVASDTPSFAPLDNDGNYRPYEIKSIVDRVGGGDAFAAGLIFSLITPELSEPQTALQFAVAASCLKHSIKGDFNYSTRGEVEALMGGAASGRVVR
- a CDS encoding bifunctional 4-hydroxy-2-oxoglutarate aldolase/2-dehydro-3-deoxy-phosphogluconate aldolase: MMMFPDEILQRLQRTGIVAGFSVEQTQHAVPLAKALFKGGIDAIELTLRTAAGIDAVRAICAEVPEMLVGVGTILTPETVREVKAAGASFGVAPGMNARVVRAAQEIEFPFAPGIMTPSDLEAAIELGCRFVKFFPAEAAGGISYLRSMSAPYKHLGIQYFPLGGLNAENMLPYLKESNVAAIGGSWIVKQTMVNNEDWDGITTSAANVIKAKNKGFENE
- a CDS encoding glucuronyl esterase domain-containing protein produces the protein MHIRRFLMVALVVGVASIAAAQTFNPRDDIKPKDEESTVSNDRLPDPLSGIESPAEWPARREQIRQLFATEMFGNVPTDKLNAIKVKVKVKDQGTRKSIFGGKATMWQPVVTLAGRDLQLLIFLPSESKDTPAFLAYNFHGNHTVLDDVDIPVTEHWVRNKPGNRASAQDRGNGASRWAVEKIIDHGFALVTLYYGDVDPDFDDGFANGVHAALADKPAGDQWGSIATWAWGLSRVLDYLETVPEIDEQRVAVMGHSRLGKTALWAGANDERFALVISNNSGCGGAALSRRRSGETVARINTAFPHWFCKNFAHYNDNEAQLPFDQHMLIALMAPRPVYVASAVEDTWADPEGEFLSAKHATPVYQLLGSEGLPAKEMPAVDQPSQGSIGYHVRSGGHGVTDFDWTEYLKFSSKHLLNK
- a CDS encoding DUF2892 domain-containing protein, translated to MIPSTVERVPQHTAEHVNNQIRYQTEERVTRLAAAGREAIDQRLAELDQEWDIERTLEANAAALSLVGLTLGATVDRKWFVFPGVIAAFLLQHAVQGWCPPLPVFRRLGIRTASEIDYERDALKSLRGDFEHLQSDSPGHPSPTQVVPALQR
- a CDS encoding beta-lactamase hydrolase domain-containing protein — its product is MSDKIKLNDQVMVGEQPSESEIDQLGQQGFKTVINFRAEGEEGQPLSPDAEGAKVQAAGMEYLHLPVSMKSMGPELVDRFRTKYPDLPKPVFAHCKSGKRAGAMVVMQMAVEQGMTGAQTLEKAKEMGFECDQPELEQFVRQYVDSHSKAKPA
- a CDS encoding DsrE family protein; the protein is MNMLRWMAAVMLLGTTAYAADPTGDAKYEHPVIKDHGGIVVLSDAAHQPLKNSKVLLDITSDSKSGSVIKGFDRAALILNQYAQATAGTDNGFKMAIILHGPATKAALSHEAYAKHTNSYLRDKGKAKNPNLELMSQLKKAGVEIYVCGQALAHHSYASGDVVPEVKVAVSAATVNINLQMDGYAYIPFK
- a CDS encoding sialidase family protein; the encoded protein is MVVVLCRTLVIAFAVGATVSASDTATPCVTVVEREISASVSPYYGAIYADREDNRLITNYRQSDDNGESWQSLPSQQLLAKGLPHGYRRNPVTALLDPRHNRVLWIVNALDTPDLDPRKVEPPIAQKTYYLRYRVSQDGGQSWLHDKPIVGAGKHDAAHPFDDLWIGKNAIYLGDKGCRPITTRDGRILVPAQMTILDAAGELYKPPRAHTYTAAVVLIGEWASDGSITWRISERVTGDEALSCRGMIEPTIAETRDGRIVMIMRGSNSHDAKIPARKWISVSEDQGETWSAAKAWGYSDGGSFYSPSSMSFLTRHSSGRLFWVGNRTPENASGNLPRHPAVIGELDQESLGLIRSSVVTFDEQSDEDRQQGRLDLSHFDILEHRPSGDFILTYPRAHHSYKSREFAELRLRPSPE
- a CDS encoding polysaccharide lyase family 7 protein; the protein is MKLHSITTVVALVFLSSVGLANADQPKTAIPIDDVTEGKTETPPATAFDLRHWKLTLPTGVARGGDSDATEVSTAQLVGGFKDPHFYFDADGAMVFWCPVNGVTTEGTEYPRSELREMLEPNDPAVNWTAKGTHVLTARCRVLEVPSDPKVVIGQIHSYSGKAKPLVKLQFYKGRIEALVKSSPTKGKDIKLVWPKVGLDRDINYTIKLENEVLSITVNGKSQTQNIAKNDPEWMKQNFYFKAGAYVQDNQGPATEGARISFSRLTVNHE